In a single window of the Amycolatopsis sp. cg5 genome:
- a CDS encoding ESX secretion-associated protein EspG codes for MPDTFSLELGAIEALAEELKLPRSWQPFEPPHVGTTFTERADFRARLWADLRTRGLAAGDRLDADVENALTAWTRPEVLIVVRARQTEHQPEHVLYRAAMADGLGVLSSLDGDTVLFDLLRSDRLVGALVSCLPALAAVPLRELSVVDAPIPVTTPVRGREIGLTDFFSWPLLRFGTFELSVRSRDGRLTWLETAQFFDTDGGRFVQFSAALPDGGKRRTFIPSDGSHLRRWLHDQIAYARDPRNR; via the coding sequence GTGCCGGATACCTTCTCGCTGGAGCTCGGCGCGATCGAAGCTCTGGCAGAGGAACTCAAACTGCCGCGTTCTTGGCAGCCCTTCGAACCACCCCACGTCGGCACCACCTTCACCGAGCGCGCCGACTTCCGCGCCCGCCTCTGGGCCGACCTGCGCACCCGCGGCCTCGCGGCAGGCGACCGCCTCGACGCCGACGTCGAAAACGCACTCACCGCCTGGACCCGCCCCGAGGTCTTGATCGTGGTCCGCGCCCGCCAGACCGAGCATCAGCCGGAGCACGTGCTGTATCGCGCGGCGATGGCCGACGGCCTCGGCGTGCTGTCCTCCCTCGACGGCGACACGGTCCTCTTCGACCTGCTCAGATCCGACCGCCTGGTCGGCGCGCTCGTCTCCTGTCTCCCGGCACTGGCCGCCGTCCCGCTCCGCGAGCTTTCGGTGGTCGACGCCCCGATCCCGGTGACCACGCCCGTCCGCGGCCGCGAGATCGGCCTGACCGACTTCTTCTCCTGGCCGCTCCTGCGTTTCGGCACCTTCGAGCTCTCCGTCCGCAGCCGCGACGGCAGGCTGACCTGGCTCGAAACGGCCCAGTTCTTCGACACGGACGGCGGCCGTTTCGTCCAGTTTTCCGCGGCGCTGCCCGACGGTGGCAAGCGTCGCACGTTCATTCCATCCGACGGCTCTCACCTGCGAAGATGGCTGCACGACCAGATCGCTTACGCACGCGATCCACGCAATCGCTGA
- a CDS encoding carotenoid oxygenase family protein — protein MGHKYLEGNYAPVAKEHTITELAVTGSIPEYLDGRYLRNGPNPLSEVDPATYNWFMGDGMVHGVRLRDGKAQWYRNRWVRNPKVAEALGETPHGRDHRAGMDSLGANTNVISHAGKTLALVEGGVANYELTDELDTVGPCDFDGTLPGGYTAHPKRDPRTGELHAVSYFFGRGNRVQYSVIDTNGRARRTVDIEVTGSPMMHDFSLTENHVVFYDLPVVFDAGQGVEATVPKLLRTPAKLVVSAVIGKVRVPDPITAMLGDSLGSNGRFPYSWKQSYPARIGVMPREGSASDVRWFDVEPCYVFHPMNAYDDGDKIVLDVIRHPKMFDRDHTGPNEGPPTLDRWTVDLAAGKVIEERLDDRGQEFPRVDERLVGSRHRYGYSVGQCPSRGPALFKHDLERVTSEVRTFGKGCEPGEFVFVPSSPDAGEDEGVLMGFVYDPATQRSDLTLLDAGSLDQVGAIHLPDRVPEGFHGNWAPTE, from the coding sequence ATGGGGCACAAGTACCTTGAGGGCAACTACGCACCCGTTGCCAAGGAGCACACGATCACCGAGCTGGCCGTGACCGGCTCGATCCCGGAGTACCTCGACGGGCGTTACCTGCGGAACGGGCCGAACCCGCTGTCCGAGGTCGACCCGGCCACCTACAACTGGTTCATGGGCGACGGCATGGTCCACGGCGTCCGCCTGCGCGACGGCAAGGCGCAGTGGTACCGCAACCGCTGGGTCCGCAACCCGAAGGTCGCCGAAGCGCTCGGCGAGACCCCGCACGGCCGCGATCACCGCGCCGGCATGGACTCGCTCGGCGCGAACACCAACGTCATCTCCCACGCGGGCAAGACGCTCGCGCTGGTCGAAGGTGGCGTCGCCAACTACGAGCTGACCGACGAGCTCGACACGGTCGGCCCGTGCGACTTCGACGGCACGCTGCCCGGCGGCTACACCGCCCACCCGAAGCGAGACCCGCGCACCGGCGAGCTGCACGCCGTCTCGTACTTCTTCGGGCGCGGCAACCGCGTCCAGTACTCGGTGATCGACACGAACGGCCGCGCCCGCCGCACGGTCGACATCGAGGTCACCGGCTCGCCGATGATGCACGACTTCTCGCTGACGGAGAACCACGTCGTCTTCTACGACCTGCCCGTGGTTTTCGACGCCGGTCAGGGCGTCGAGGCGACCGTGCCGAAGCTGCTGCGCACGCCGGCCAAGCTCGTGGTCTCGGCCGTCATCGGCAAGGTGCGCGTGCCCGACCCGATCACCGCCATGCTCGGCGACTCGCTCGGCTCCAACGGCCGCTTCCCGTACAGCTGGAAGCAGTCCTACCCGGCCCGCATCGGCGTCATGCCGCGCGAGGGTTCCGCTTCGGACGTCCGCTGGTTCGACGTCGAGCCCTGCTACGTCTTCCACCCGATGAACGCCTACGACGACGGCGACAAGATCGTCCTCGACGTCATCCGCCACCCGAAGATGTTCGACCGCGACCACACCGGCCCCAACGAGGGCCCGCCCACCCTCGACCGATGGACCGTCGACCTCGCGGCGGGCAAGGTCATCGAAGAGCGCCTCGACGACCGCGGCCAGGAGTTCCCCCGCGTCGACGAGCGCCTGGTCGGCTCACGCCACCGCTACGGCTACTCGGTCGGCCAATGCCCATCGCGCGGCCCGGCGCTGTTCAAGCACGACCTCGAGCGCGTGACCTCCGAGGTCCGCACCTTCGGCAAGGGCTGCGAGCCAGGCGAGTTCGTCTTCGTCCCGTCCAGCCCGGACGCCGGCGAGGACGAAGGCGTGCTGATGGGCTTCGTCTACGACCCGGCCACCCAGCGCAGCGACCTGACCCTGCTCGACGCCGGCTCACTCGACCAGGTCGGCGCCATCCACCTGCCCGACCGCGTACCCGAGGGCTTCCACGGCAACTGGGCCCCGACGGAGTAA
- the fdhD gene encoding formate dehydrogenase accessory sulfurtransferase FdhD yields the protein MGRVTVRRPVRMLSANGERRRPDSLAAEEPMELRVGGKPLAVTMRTPGNDIELAHGFLLTEGVIGSLEDVTTARYCDGVDDQGRNTYNVLDVALADGVAPPDAGVERNFYTTSSCGVCGKAALDAVKLKTRFDTAASGFAVTTEVLAGLPEALRARQKVFAQTGGLHAAALFAADGSLLVVREDVGRHNAVDKVLGWALLENRVPLGETGLLVSSRASFELVQKAAMAGIPLLAAVSAPSSLAVELAEDNGMTLIGFLRGDSMNLYTGDARVVSGTAG from the coding sequence GTGGGCAGGGTGACGGTACGTCGACCAGTGCGGATGCTGTCCGCGAACGGGGAACGGCGGCGTCCTGACTCGCTGGCCGCCGAGGAGCCGATGGAGCTGCGGGTCGGCGGGAAGCCACTCGCGGTGACCATGCGGACGCCGGGGAACGACATCGAACTGGCGCATGGCTTCCTGCTGACCGAGGGGGTCATCGGCTCGCTCGAGGACGTCACGACCGCGCGGTACTGCGATGGCGTCGACGATCAAGGGCGCAACACCTACAACGTGCTCGACGTCGCGCTGGCCGACGGGGTCGCGCCGCCGGACGCCGGCGTCGAGCGGAACTTCTACACGACGTCCTCGTGTGGGGTGTGCGGGAAGGCCGCGCTGGACGCGGTGAAGCTCAAGACGCGGTTCGACACGGCGGCGTCGGGGTTCGCGGTGACGACCGAGGTGCTGGCGGGTTTGCCGGAAGCCTTGCGGGCGCGGCAAAAGGTGTTCGCGCAGACCGGTGGGCTGCACGCGGCGGCGTTGTTCGCCGCCGACGGTTCGCTGCTGGTGGTGCGTGAAGACGTGGGACGGCACAACGCCGTCGACAAGGTGCTCGGGTGGGCGCTGCTGGAAAACCGGGTCCCGCTGGGGGAAACCGGGCTGCTGGTGTCGAGCCGCGCGTCGTTCGAGCTGGTGCAAAAGGCCGCCATGGCGGGGATCCCGTTGCTCGCGGCCGTCTCGGCGCCTTCGTCGCTGGCCGTGGAATTGGCCGAGGACAACGGAATGACGCTGATCGGCTTCCTTCGCGGCGACAGCATGAACCTCTACACCGGCGACGCCCGCGTCGTGAGTGGTACGGCCGGTTAG
- a CDS encoding VOC family protein: MTRPGFHLAIPVDDLAASRGFYGEVLGLEEGRSSAQWVDWDFHGHQLVTHVVPGARPEAGRNPVDGHDVPVPHFGLILSVDAFHVLAERLRGADIPFVIEPYRRFAGEPGEQWTMFLHDPAGNVLEFKAFRDESQLFAK; the protein is encoded by the coding sequence ATGACACGACCTGGTTTCCATCTCGCCATCCCCGTCGACGACCTGGCCGCCTCGCGTGGCTTCTACGGTGAAGTGCTCGGGCTCGAGGAGGGGCGCTCGTCCGCGCAGTGGGTCGACTGGGACTTCCACGGCCACCAGCTGGTCACCCATGTCGTGCCCGGTGCGCGTCCCGAGGCCGGGCGGAACCCGGTCGACGGGCACGACGTGCCGGTGCCGCATTTCGGGCTGATCCTCAGTGTCGACGCGTTCCATGTGCTGGCGGAGCGGCTGCGTGGCGCGGACATCCCGTTCGTGATCGAGCCGTACCGGCGGTTCGCGGGTGAACCGGGGGAGCAGTGGACGATGTTCCTGCACGATCCGGCCGGGAACGTCTTGGAGTTCAAGGCTTTCCGTGACGAGTCGCAGTTGTTCGCGAAATGA
- a CDS encoding OFA family MFS transporter, with protein sequence MRITFLLDHPHHWRRRTALGFLDRSRIVAPPGWSRWLVPPAALSVHLSIGQAYAWSVFKPPLEKTLSLSGTESALPFQLGIVMLGLSAAFGGTLVERNGPRWAMFVSMVCFCTGFLVSALGVATSQYWLVVLGYGGLGIGYISPVSTLIKWFPDRPGMATGIAIMGFGGGALIASPWSNQMLGASPWTTGTIATAFLVHGLVYAVFMSLGILLVRVPADDWKPAGWVPKTDHGHVLISKGNVSAANAIKTPQFWLLWVILCFNVTAGIGILEKASPMITDFFKQTSTPVLAASAAGFVALLSLCNMLGRFVWSSTSDLIGRKNIYRVYLGVGALLYLTIALTTNTSKPVFILCAMVILSFYGGGFATIPAYLKDLFGTYQVGAIHGRLLTAWSVAGVLGPLIVNAIADSQKRAGKVGPDLYTTSFFIMIALLVIGFLANELVRPVNTKFHEPERVGSEAR encoded by the coding sequence ATGCGTATTACATTCCTGCTCGATCATCCTCACCACTGGAGGCGTCGTACGGCCCTCGGCTTCCTGGATCGTTCCCGCATCGTCGCACCACCCGGCTGGAGCCGCTGGCTCGTGCCGCCCGCGGCGCTGTCGGTCCACCTGTCCATCGGGCAGGCCTACGCCTGGAGCGTGTTCAAACCGCCGCTGGAGAAGACACTCTCATTGTCCGGCACCGAGAGCGCACTGCCCTTCCAGCTGGGCATCGTCATGCTCGGCCTGTCGGCGGCCTTCGGCGGCACCCTCGTCGAGCGCAACGGCCCACGCTGGGCGATGTTCGTCTCGATGGTCTGCTTCTGCACCGGCTTCCTCGTCTCCGCACTGGGCGTCGCGACCTCGCAGTACTGGCTGGTCGTACTCGGCTACGGCGGACTCGGCATCGGCTACATCTCCCCGGTGTCCACGCTCATCAAGTGGTTCCCCGACCGGCCGGGCATGGCCACCGGCATCGCGATCATGGGCTTCGGCGGCGGCGCGCTCATCGCGTCGCCCTGGTCCAACCAGATGCTCGGCGCCTCGCCATGGACCACCGGCACGATCGCCACCGCGTTCCTCGTCCACGGCCTGGTCTACGCGGTCTTCATGTCACTCGGCATCCTCCTCGTCCGCGTACCCGCCGACGACTGGAAACCAGCGGGCTGGGTCCCCAAGACCGACCACGGCCACGTCCTGATCTCCAAGGGCAACGTCTCCGCGGCCAACGCCATCAAGACCCCGCAGTTCTGGCTCCTGTGGGTCATCCTGTGCTTCAACGTCACAGCGGGCATCGGCATCCTCGAAAAGGCGTCGCCGATGATCACCGACTTCTTCAAGCAGACCTCGACTCCGGTGCTCGCGGCATCGGCGGCAGGCTTCGTCGCACTGCTTTCCCTGTGCAACATGCTCGGCCGGTTCGTCTGGTCGTCCACATCGGACCTCATCGGCCGCAAGAACATCTACCGCGTGTACCTCGGTGTCGGCGCGCTCTTGTACCTCACGATCGCACTGACCACCAACACGTCCAAGCCGGTGTTCATCCTCTGCGCGATGGTGATCCTGTCCTTCTACGGCGGCGGTTTCGCGACCATCCCGGCGTACCTGAAGGACCTGTTCGGCACCTACCAGGTGGGCGCCATCCACGGCAGGCTCCTCACCGCGTGGTCGGTGGCAGGCGTACTCGGCCCGCTCATCGTCAACGCCATCGCCGACAGCCAGAAGCGGGCGGGCAAGGTCGGCCCTGATCTCTACACGACCTCGTTCTTCATCATGATCGCGCTGCTGGTCATCGGCTTCCTCGCCAACGAACTGGTCCGCCCGGTCAACACCAAGTTCCACGAGCCGGAGCGAGTGGGGAGTGAAGCCCGATGA
- a CDS encoding GntR family transcriptional regulator: MSAPQVRKAVRRGLAHEAADRVRDAIFAGEFPPGAPLKEVDLAASLDVSRGSVREGLAILAQEGLIRSQWHRGTTVIDLTPTDIDEVYSVRAALDSLAARTAQQRANPEALAELDRCVDAMAAELGSGNGPRLLALDIAFHDAIYAAAGNGRLTAAWEAIRSQVHLFQLSRITLGTEHYRARVVGEHRELAALIRDGDPEALGQVAEEHVHSARRTLLEKLAVQVPLTSG, encoded by the coding sequence ATGAGTGCTCCCCAGGTCCGCAAAGCCGTCCGCAGAGGCCTCGCCCACGAGGCCGCGGACCGGGTGCGCGACGCGATCTTCGCCGGCGAGTTCCCACCCGGCGCCCCGCTCAAAGAGGTCGACTTGGCCGCATCTCTCGACGTCAGCCGCGGTTCCGTCCGCGAGGGCCTGGCGATCCTCGCGCAGGAGGGCCTCATCCGGTCGCAGTGGCACCGTGGCACGACGGTCATCGACCTGACCCCCACCGACATCGACGAGGTCTACTCGGTCCGCGCCGCACTCGACAGCCTCGCCGCCCGCACCGCCCAGCAGCGCGCCAACCCCGAAGCACTGGCCGAACTGGACCGCTGCGTCGACGCGATGGCCGCCGAGCTCGGCTCCGGCAACGGCCCCCGCCTCTTGGCCTTGGACATCGCGTTCCACGACGCGATCTACGCCGCCGCGGGCAACGGCAGGCTCACCGCCGCCTGGGAGGCGATCCGCTCACAGGTGCATTTGTTCCAGCTCAGCCGCATCACGCTCGGCACCGAGCACTACCGCGCCCGCGTAGTCGGCGAGCACCGCGAACTCGCCGCGCTGATCCGCGACGGCGATCCCGAAGCACTGGGTCAGGTCGCGGAGGAACACGTGCACTCGGCGCGGCGCACGCTGCTGGAGAAACTGGCGGTCCAGGTACCTCTCACGAGTGGCTGA
- a CDS encoding LCP family protein, with protein sequence MHILGKVAVACVACAVFTATAYGYSTLSSLDGVERSDVIDDAKPGEQPADGSLDILLVGRDSRDDQFGNPLPAEVLRELRAGANGDDLTDTLMVLRIPNGKKDVRAFSIPRDSYVQLPGDLGKGKINSAFGLTKLAEAGRLRKAGETDKTKIYKNSLTAGRRATRQVVEDLTGVKIDHYAEVNLLSFYEISKAVGGVDVCLKKATKDENSGADFPAGPQTISGSEALAFVRQRDGLPRTDLDRVRRQQVFLAALARQVLSQGTLANPGRLSDLIGAVKRSVVLDESWDLLDFMRQMNGIAGGGIQFDTVPVVNVDYRYNPSKPTATAVQVDPAQIKAFAAELIGAAPAVPQVTVDVSNASPKDGLAARVSSLLTGKGFGQGKTENVAARRTSLVRYPADLAAAGADIARQLGGLTTQVSPDVPAGHVEVLLGQVYNGPGVSDGGGAAGGPPPIVSDGENCVD encoded by the coding sequence GTGCACATACTGGGGAAGGTGGCCGTCGCGTGCGTGGCCTGTGCCGTGTTCACCGCGACGGCTTACGGCTACTCGACCTTGAGCTCGCTGGACGGCGTCGAGCGCTCGGACGTCATCGACGACGCCAAACCCGGTGAACAGCCCGCGGACGGGTCGCTCGACATCCTGCTGGTCGGCCGCGACTCCCGCGATGACCAGTTCGGCAACCCGCTGCCCGCCGAGGTGCTGCGGGAACTGCGTGCCGGCGCGAACGGCGACGACCTCACCGACACGTTGATGGTGCTGCGGATCCCGAACGGCAAAAAGGATGTCCGCGCGTTCTCGATTCCGCGTGACTCGTATGTGCAGCTTCCCGGTGACCTGGGCAAAGGCAAGATCAACTCCGCGTTCGGGCTGACGAAGCTGGCCGAGGCCGGGCGGCTCCGGAAAGCGGGCGAAACCGACAAGACCAAGATCTACAAGAACTCGCTGACCGCGGGCAGGCGCGCGACGCGGCAGGTGGTCGAGGACCTGACCGGGGTCAAGATCGACCACTACGCCGAGGTGAACCTGCTGAGCTTCTACGAGATCAGCAAGGCCGTCGGCGGTGTCGATGTCTGCCTCAAGAAGGCGACGAAGGACGAGAACTCGGGCGCGGACTTCCCGGCCGGGCCGCAGACGATCTCGGGCAGCGAGGCGCTGGCGTTCGTCAGGCAGCGCGACGGGCTGCCCAGGACCGACCTCGACCGGGTGCGGCGCCAGCAGGTCTTCTTGGCGGCGTTGGCGCGCCAGGTGTTGTCACAGGGCACTTTGGCCAATCCCGGCAGGCTCTCGGACCTCATCGGGGCCGTGAAACGTTCGGTGGTGCTCGACGAATCTTGGGACCTGCTGGACTTCATGCGGCAGATGAACGGCATCGCGGGCGGCGGCATCCAGTTCGACACCGTGCCGGTGGTGAACGTCGACTACCGCTACAACCCGAGCAAGCCGACCGCGACCGCGGTCCAGGTGGACCCGGCCCAGATCAAGGCGTTCGCGGCCGAACTGATCGGCGCGGCGCCCGCCGTCCCGCAGGTGACCGTCGACGTCTCGAACGCCTCACCCAAGGACGGCCTCGCCGCCCGCGTGTCGTCGTTGTTGACCGGCAAGGGATTCGGCCAGGGCAAGACGGAGAACGTGGCCGCGCGGCGCACCTCGCTCGTGCGCTACCCCGCCGATCTCGCGGCGGCGGGCGCCGACATCGCCCGCCAGCTCGGCGGCCTCACCACGCAGGTCTCGCCGGACGTTCCCGCCGGGCACGTCGAGGTGCTGCTCGGCCAGGTCTACAACGGACCGGGGGTCTCCGACGGTGGCGGCGCGGCGGGCGGACCGCCGCCGATCGTCTCCGACGGCGAGAACTGCGTCGACTGA
- a CDS encoding alpha/beta hydrolase, with translation MVRWGDVRHWNAGAIGGVADALNQRCTTLIATNDDVESALVREGWLGNAAVAAGQRARSLISGLEQRVAEASAVRRAAHEVQLAVERITSFVHETDELARVNGWSIGADGAIVLAPTAGPPPPPDIIARQNQVKIELLDRIEQLLRRANDVDTDFAAILTRAMRGEITEQDATSLAQAADAGGRQSGLSIIGPPEGGTPGDNKAWWATLSDTAKGVILRDNPDLVRNLDGIPIVDRDAANRAVLQREIGRLAAAQAKGDDVAGKLEGLRAIEARLNSSSVGQPQAFLIGLDASGDGQAIVSAGNPDTATNVATYVPGTGSELATIGEEINRSDKMLQAAARAGSPSTAVITWIGYDAPDHLDNAVSGSYADNAKASLQGFQDGLRATHEGAPSHTTVLGHSYGTTVIGHAASNGGLNANEIVFVASPGVGAESAGSLHLGGVAQSDIGQHVHSTVAEHDIIRLSNLEIDGEDLVHGPDPAAHDFGGQVFSSAPGTAGSVFLDGLCEKAHSEYWEANNPALRNFGLIIAGRPAT, from the coding sequence ATGGTCCGCTGGGGTGACGTGCGCCACTGGAACGCGGGCGCGATCGGCGGCGTCGCGGATGCCCTCAACCAGCGCTGCACCACGCTGATCGCGACCAACGACGACGTCGAGAGCGCGCTCGTCCGCGAAGGCTGGCTGGGCAACGCCGCGGTGGCCGCCGGTCAGCGCGCCCGGTCGCTGATCTCCGGCTTGGAACAGCGCGTCGCCGAGGCTTCAGCGGTTCGCCGCGCGGCGCACGAGGTCCAGCTGGCCGTCGAGCGCATCACGTCCTTCGTCCACGAGACCGACGAACTCGCGCGAGTGAACGGCTGGTCCATCGGCGCCGACGGCGCGATCGTCCTGGCCCCGACGGCGGGCCCGCCTCCCCCGCCGGACATCATCGCCCGCCAGAACCAGGTCAAGATCGAGCTTCTCGACCGCATCGAGCAGCTCCTCCGCCGCGCCAACGACGTCGACACGGATTTCGCGGCGATACTGACCAGGGCCATGCGCGGCGAGATCACCGAGCAGGACGCGACCAGCCTCGCCCAGGCCGCCGACGCGGGCGGACGACAGAGCGGCCTGTCGATCATCGGGCCGCCCGAGGGCGGGACGCCGGGCGACAACAAGGCTTGGTGGGCGACCCTGTCGGACACCGCGAAGGGCGTGATCCTGCGGGACAACCCTGATCTGGTGCGCAACCTGGATGGGATCCCGATCGTGGACCGGGACGCCGCGAACCGCGCGGTCCTGCAGCGCGAGATCGGCAGACTGGCTGCGGCGCAGGCGAAAGGCGATGACGTGGCCGGGAAGCTGGAAGGCCTGCGTGCCATCGAGGCGCGGCTGAACAGTTCTTCAGTAGGCCAGCCGCAAGCGTTCTTGATCGGACTGGATGCCAGTGGTGACGGCCAGGCGATCGTGTCGGCGGGAAACCCTGACACCGCGACGAATGTCGCGACCTACGTGCCGGGCACCGGCTCAGAGCTGGCCACGATCGGCGAGGAAATCAACCGGTCGGACAAGATGCTCCAGGCCGCCGCCAGGGCGGGCTCGCCGTCAACGGCGGTGATCACTTGGATCGGCTACGACGCGCCCGATCACCTCGACAACGCGGTGAGCGGAAGCTATGCCGACAACGCGAAAGCATCGCTGCAAGGTTTCCAGGACGGGTTGCGGGCCACCCATGAAGGCGCGCCGTCACACACCACGGTGCTCGGCCACAGCTACGGCACGACCGTGATCGGCCACGCGGCTTCCAACGGGGGCCTGAACGCCAACGAGATCGTCTTCGTCGCCAGCCCCGGAGTAGGCGCGGAGAGCGCGGGCAGCCTCCATCTGGGCGGTGTCGCCCAAAGCGATATCGGCCAGCATGTGCACTCGACGGTCGCGGAGCACGACATCATCCGTCTTTCCAACCTCGAAATCGACGGCGAGGATTTGGTGCACGGTCCGGATCCCGCCGCGCACGACTTCGGTGGCCAGGTCTTCAGCTCCGCTCCAGGTACTGCCGGATCTGTCTTTCTGGATGGCCTCTGTGAAAAAGCCCACAGCGAATATTGGGAAGCCAACAACCCGGCATTGCGCAACTTCGGCCTGATCATCGCCGGAAGGCCGGCGACGTGA
- a CDS encoding DDE-type integrase/transposase/recombinase, giving the protein MSGTGFSMDPEFVAAVARKAHGEKINVARFCDEHDVSRGTFYHYVERFRAEGADGFTPRSTAPHHHPNALPGTVGEAVLRARKELADQGLDNGALSILWRLEDAGFVPLPSQSSIYRILLDRGQITREPRKRPPRGRRRFEFDAPNACWQIDGLDVCLDDGTKVCIIQILDDHSRLDVGSHAAASENTADTLTALELAFARYGHPARLLSDNGTAFSGKCRGYLAETERALATHGIQTIASTPRHPQTCGKNERVHSTLRRWLSARPTPTTLPELQALLEKYRHIYNNRRHQGIGGHTPQQRYDATTKAQPDTSRRAPAGRVTRPVASNGVLQLHGCHIPIGRAHAHTTATVFWQGDRVTILTGDTIARELTLNRQVRYQRH; this is encoded by the coding sequence ATGAGCGGAACTGGGTTTTCGATGGATCCTGAGTTCGTTGCCGCTGTCGCGCGCAAGGCGCACGGCGAGAAGATCAACGTGGCCCGGTTCTGTGACGAGCATGACGTCTCCCGCGGCACGTTCTACCACTACGTAGAGCGGTTCCGGGCCGAAGGTGCCGACGGGTTCACCCCGCGCAGCACCGCCCCGCACCACCACCCGAACGCCCTGCCCGGCACGGTCGGCGAGGCGGTGCTGCGCGCCCGCAAAGAGCTAGCCGATCAAGGCCTGGACAATGGCGCCCTGTCGATCCTCTGGCGGCTGGAAGACGCCGGGTTCGTCCCGTTGCCCTCACAGTCCTCGATCTACCGCATCCTGCTCGACCGGGGCCAGATCACACGCGAACCCCGCAAACGCCCACCTCGCGGCAGGCGCCGCTTCGAATTCGACGCACCCAACGCCTGCTGGCAGATCGACGGCCTCGACGTCTGCCTCGACGACGGCACCAAGGTCTGCATCATCCAGATCCTCGACGACCACTCCCGTCTCGACGTCGGCTCCCACGCCGCGGCCAGCGAGAACACCGCCGACACCCTCACCGCGCTCGAGCTGGCGTTCGCCCGCTACGGCCACCCCGCACGACTGCTCTCGGACAACGGAACCGCGTTCAGCGGCAAATGCCGCGGCTACCTCGCCGAAACCGAACGCGCCCTCGCCACCCACGGCATCCAGACCATCGCCTCCACCCCCAGGCACCCGCAAACCTGCGGCAAGAACGAACGCGTCCACAGCACCCTGCGCCGCTGGCTGAGCGCCCGGCCCACGCCCACAACCCTGCCCGAACTCCAAGCCCTGCTTGAAAAATACCGCCACATCTACAACAACCGCCGCCACCAAGGCATCGGCGGACACACCCCTCAGCAACGCTACGACGCCACCACAAAAGCCCAACCCGACACCAGCCGCCGCGCACCCGCAGGCCGCGTCACCCGACCCGTCGCCAGCAACGGAGTCCTCCAACTCCACGGCTGCCACATCCCCATCGGCCGCGCCCACGCCCACACCACCGCGACCGTGTTCTGGCAAGGCGACCGCGTCACCATCCTCACCGGCGACACGATCGCCCGCGAACTCACCCTCAACAGACAAGTACGCTACCAACGCCACTAA
- a CDS encoding SDR family NAD(P)-dependent oxidoreductase — MRGVLVTGASSGIGRAVAEAFAALGDRVVMHYAKNRPEPIGGHALVQGDLSDPVAAQRIADFAEETLGGVDVLVNNAAIATGPENAHAVPDVSYADWQRSFQETFGVNVFGTANLMYSVARNLIARGASGRIVNIGSRGAFRGEPDHPAYGASKAALHSLGQSLAVSLAPHGIAVATVAPGFTMTARVADRVDDALRAQSPFGRVGTAEEVAAAVVYLASSEWASGAVLDLNGASYLH; from the coding sequence ATGAGGGGCGTGCTGGTCACCGGTGCTTCGAGCGGCATCGGTCGTGCGGTGGCCGAGGCGTTCGCGGCGCTCGGCGATCGCGTCGTCATGCACTACGCCAAAAACAGGCCGGAGCCGATCGGCGGCCACGCGCTCGTTCAGGGTGACCTGTCGGATCCCGTTGCGGCGCAACGGATCGCCGACTTCGCGGAGGAGACGCTCGGCGGCGTCGACGTGCTCGTGAACAACGCGGCCATCGCCACCGGGCCGGAGAACGCGCACGCCGTGCCCGACGTGTCCTATGCCGACTGGCAGCGGTCGTTCCAGGAGACCTTCGGTGTGAACGTGTTCGGCACCGCCAACCTGATGTACAGCGTCGCGCGGAACCTGATCGCGCGCGGCGCGTCAGGACGCATCGTCAACATCGGCTCACGCGGGGCGTTTCGGGGCGAACCGGACCATCCGGCTTACGGCGCGAGCAAGGCGGCGCTGCATTCGCTGGGGCAGTCGCTGGCCGTTTCGCTCGCGCCGCACGGCATCGCGGTGGCGACGGTGGCTCCCGGGTTCACCATGACCGCGCGCGTCGCCGATCGGGTGGACGACGCGTTGCGCGCGCAGAGCCCGTTCGGCCGGGTCGGCACGGCGGAGGAGGTCGCGGCCGCCGTCGTCTACCTGGCGTCGTCGGAGTGGGCGTCGGGCGCGGTACTCGATTTGAACGGCGCGTCTTATCTGCACTAG